Genomic DNA from Hordeum vulgare subsp. vulgare chromosome 2H, MorexV3_pseudomolecules_assembly, whole genome shotgun sequence:
GCATACATGTCTATCAAGGCATTACAGATAGAGGTTTCTGGTGCCATTCCACGAACTATGACAGAACCATGGCTGCACTTGCCATGCTGCAAAGCCGCCAGGTGTGCACAAGCTGGGATGAGTGACACCATTGTGGCAACATCCGGCTCTACATTGCAGACCTGCATCTTCCTGAAGACAAGAAAAGCTGCATCCGCCATGCCATTCTGCACATACCCTGACACGAGCGCACTGTAAGAGACCGTGTCCTTGGCGGCCATATCATTAAAAAGTGTGGTAGCTTCGTCGATCAACCCAGCCTTAGCATACATGGAGAGGAGTGAGTTCCCTGCGGTCAGGTCAGATTGCAGCCCAGATTTCGCAAGCAAGACATGCAGCTGTTTACCAATGCGGACATCAGCCAGGCTGGCGCAGGCTCTAAGAGAGCTGGCGACAGAGGTTGGAGAAAGGAAGCCCAGTCCTTGCGCCAGCATGTCCTTGAACAGAATAAAGGCCTCCAGCATCCTGCCGCACACCACAAAGCCTCCGATGATGGCGCTCCAAGTAACATCGTTCCGAACGGCCATGGCCTCGAAGACCCTCTGAGCATATAGCAAGTTCCCGCACTTTGCGTACATGTCCAGCAGTGCAGTGCCGACGAGCACCCCGTCCTTGTCGTGGAGAGAGGCGCGGACGCTGTAGGCATGCACAGACTTCCCTTGGCGGAGCGCGCTCTGCTGGGCGAGCAGAGGAAGGAGCGCGACAAGGGTGGAGGCGTTAGGCCTGAGGCAGGCGCGGCCCTCCTGCATGCGGAGGAGGCACTCCAGCGCGTGTCCGTACATGCCGTGGAGCGCGTAGCCGGCGACCATGGCGTTCCAGGCGACGGCGTCCCTGGCGGGCATGGCGCGGAAGACGGCGTTGGCAGGGCGGAAGCGGGCGCACTTCATGTAGAGGTCGATGAGGGCGGTGGATACGAAGAGGTCGGCGTGGAGGCCAGCGCGGGCGGCGTGGCGGTGGATGGCGCGGCCTGCGCGCAGGTCGAGCAGCGCGGAGCAGGCCTTGAGGACGAAGGGGAAGGTGTACTTGTTGGGCGGGCTGCGGCCGTCGCGGAGCATGGCGGCGTAGAGCGCGAGAGCGCCGGCGGCGTGGGCGGGGCCCCGCCAGGAGTAGGCCCGGATGAGCGCGTTGTAGGCGCGCGCGTCCGGGTCCGGGATTTCGTCGAACAGGTGGCGGGCGCGCGAGAGGTCGCCGCGCGCGATGAGCTGctcgagctgctgctgctgctgcggctgGAGGTGGCGCGCGTCGGAGGGTGGCGCGGCCGTGGAGAGGAGGCGGGCGGTCGGAGCACGGCGAGGCGCGGCGGCCGGGTTGAGTCTGGTGGCGGGAAGTCGCGGCCGCATCGCGCATGCTTAATTTCTTTCGAACTCGACTCGAgtagagagagggaagagagaagGCCTTGCTTCgtctagttttttttttctttacaCCAACTTTCTTTCATTTTAGCCCAGGAAGGGCCCATTCACAGTGATGGGTCCAAGCCTTCCTTTCTAGCAAGCAAAAAGAAAAGttaactcaaaaaaaaaaaacgcgCTACACATCTTTTTAAAAGATCGCCCGAACGCGAGTCGCTAGATTTGAGACATCAAAGGATTGAGTGTTatcattcattattgtaatacgaAGTAAATGTTTTGCAATAGACatcttgttgcagatttttttacAACATacgtttcgttgttgttgtttttttacaACGGATGCCTTGTTGCagattattttttgaatttttttgcaaCCATCTTCTTGTTACGGATTCTTTTTTGCAACAGAGGACTTGTTGCAAGATTATACTTCTACAAAACGAAGCCACATCCTATCACAATAGTCATTCGTCGCCAGTATTTGCAACAAGATCTATCATTCGCTCGATTAAGATCAATCCGACGGCTAAACAGGCGGAGGATGATGTGTATGCATCAGCCAGCTGAATGATAGAGTTTTTTCCTGGTAAACTAAATATTTGTTCTTTGTTATTCGGTAATTAGGATACAAAATTAGAGTACAAAAAATGGAAAGCCAACTATATTTTTACTTGGGAAAAAATGAAATAGATATGCGTACTTCGGATAAAATTCCTTGCTAAAATGAGCTGCCCAAGTATGCCCGTCTTATTCTTACTAAGAGCGGAAAATCTTGAAAATTATGCGTCCGTGCAAGAAAATTATAGTACTGCAGTTTCCACTTTTCTTATATTATAAGCATTTGGTACCtatggtcacataatcaacaatTGATTATTATCACGCGCAATAG
This window encodes:
- the LOC123429313 gene encoding pentatricopeptide repeat-containing protein At3g16610-like → MRPRLPATRLNPAAAPRRAPTARLLSTAAPPSDARHLQPQQQQQLEQLIARGDLSRARHLFDEIPDPDARAYNALIRAYSWRGPAHAAGALALYAAMLRDGRSPPNKYTFPFVLKACSALLDLRAGRAIHRHAARAGLHADLFVSTALIDLYMKCARFRPANAVFRAMPARDAVAWNAMVAGYALHGMYGHALECLLRMQEGRACLRPNASTLVALLPLLAQQSALRQGKSVHAYSVRASLHDKDGVLVGTALLDMYAKCGNLLYAQRVFEAMAVRNDVTWSAIIGGFVVCGRMLEAFILFKDMLAQGLGFLSPTSVASSLRACASLADVRIGKQLHVLLAKSGLQSDLTAGNSLLSMYAKAGLIDEATTLFNDMAAKDTVSYSALVSGYVQNGMADAAFLVFRKMQVCNVEPDVATMVSLIPACAHLAALQHGKCSHGSVIVRGMAPETSICNALIDMYAKCGRIAFSRQIFDAMPSRDIVSWNTMIAGYGIHGLGKEATALFLDMKNHACEPDGVTFICLISACSHSGLVTEGKHWFHMMAQKYGITPRMEHYISMVDLLARGGFLDEAYQFIQSMPMKADVRVWGALLAACRVHKNIDLGKQVARVIQKLGPEGTGNFVLLSNIFSAAGRFDEAAEVRIIQKEKGFKKSPGCSWIEINGSLHAFIGGDRSHPRSPEIYQELHNILVDINKLGYQADTSFVLQDLEEEEKEKALLYHSEKLAIAFGILTLSEDKDIFVTKNLRVCGDCHTVIKYMSLVRRRDIIVRDANRFHHFKNGQCSCGDFW